Proteins from a genomic interval of Channa argus isolate prfri chromosome 11, Channa argus male v1.0, whole genome shotgun sequence:
- the LOC137136191 gene encoding poly [ADP-ribose] polymerase tankyrase-1-like isoform X1 has product MAVSRRSSQQQQQQTILQSPPRNSSISGASPASPPMALLTSSVGPPESERECSGGIEMALASPDLPAPVLASSASSTTTTSGGGSSVSSPGSGATSPTDGSSAIGGAFRELFEACRNGDVSRVKRLVDSVNVNAKDMAGRKSTPLHFAAGFGRKDVVEHLLQTGANVHARDDGGLIPLHNACSFGHAEVVSLLLCQGADPNARDNWNYTPLHEAAIKGKIDVCIVLLQHGADPNIRNTDGKSALDLADPSAKAVLTGEYKKDELLEAARSGNEEKLMALLTPLNVNCHASDGRKSTSQKMLSTPLHLAAGYNRVRIVQLLLQHGADVHAKDKGGLVPLHNACSYGHYEVTELLLKHGACVNAMDLWQFTPLHEAASKNRVEVCSLLLSHGADPTLLNCHSKSAVDMAPTPELKERLTYEFKGHSLLQAAREADMAKVKKTLALEIISFKHPQTNETALHCAVASPHPKRKQVTEVLLRKGANINEKNKDFMTPLHVAAERAHNDILEVLQKHGAKVNAVDTLGQTALHRAALAGHIQTCKLLLSYGADPSIVSLQGFTAAQMGNEAVQQILNENVPTRNSDMDYRFLEAAKAGDLDTVQQLCTPQNVNCRDLEGRHSTPLHFAAGYNRVAVVEYLLHHGADVHAKDKGGLVPLHNACSYGHYEVAELLVRHGASVNVADLWKFTPLHEAAAKGKYEICKLLLKHGADPSKKNRDGNMPLDMVKDGDTDIQDLLRGDAALLDAAKKGCLARVQKLCSPENINCRDTQGRNSTPLHLAAGYNNLEVAEYLLEHGADVNAQDKGGLIPLHNAASYGHVDIAALLIKYNTCVNATDKWAFTPLHEAAQKGRTQLCALLLAHGADPTMKNQEGQTALDLATADDIRALLMDAMPPDALPSCFKPQATVVSASVISPASTPSCLSAASSIDNLAGPLTELTASAAAGASGVADGASGTDRKEGEMTMLDMNISQFLKSLGLEHLRDIFEREQITLDVLADMGHEELKEIGINAYGHRHKLIKGVERLLGGQQGANPYLTFHCANQGTILIDLAPDDKEYQSVEEEMQSTIREHRDGGNAGGVFSRYNIIKIQKVANKKLRERYTHRQKEIADENHNHHNERMLFHGSPFINAIIHKGFDERHAYIGGMFGAGIYFAENSSKSNQYVYGIGGGTGCPTHKDRSCYLCHRQMLFCRVTLGKSFLQFSAMKMAHAPPGHHSVIGRPSVNGLAYAEYVIYRGEQAYPEYLITYQILKPESVAQSAAGAEQKS; this is encoded by the exons ATGGCGGTGTCTCGTCGCTCctcacagcagcaacaacagcaaactATCTTACAGTCTCCGCCGAGAAACAGCTCTATATCGGGCGCTTCACCGGCTTCTCCGCCGATGGCTCTCCTGACCTCATCGGTCGGACCACCAGAAAGCGAAAGGGAATGCAGCGGAGGGATCGAGATGGCTCTGGCCTCCCCGGACCTGCCAGCCCCGGTTCTAGCAAGCAGTGCGAGCTCCACCACGACAACCTCCGGCGGAGGCAGCAGCGTCTCAAGTCCAGGCTCCGGAGCTACAAGTCCGACTGACGGTAGCAGCGCCATCGGCGGGGCGTTCAGAGAGTTGTTTGAGGCCTGTCGTAACGGAGATGTGTCCAGAGTTAAGAGACTTGTCGATTCGGTGAATGTAAACGCGAAGGACATGGCTGGTCGAAAATCTACTCCTCTGCATTTCGCTGCGG GTTTTGGCAGAAAAGATGTGGTGGAGCATCTCTTGCAGACAGGAGCTAATGTTCACGCTAGGGATGATGGAGGGCTGATCCCCCTGCATAATGCCTGCTCTTTCGGCCATGCAGAAGTTGTCAGCCTCCTCTTGTGTCAGGGTGCAGACCCTAATGCCAGAGACAACTGGAACTACACTCCGTTACATGAAGCTGCCATCAAGGGAAAGATTGATGTGTGCATTG TTTTACTCCAACATGGGGCTGATCCAAACATCCGCAACACAGATGGCAAATCTGCTCTGGATCTAGCTGACCCTTCAGCTAAGGCTGTTCTCACTG GTGAATATAAGAAAGATGAGCTACTGGAAGCAGCAAG GAgtggaaatgaagaaaagttGATGGCGTTGTTAACTCCATTAAATGTCAACTGTCACGCCAGCGATGGTCGCAAG TCAACATCCCAAAAAATGCTG TCAACACCTCTCCACCTGGCTGCTGGATACAACCGGGTCCGCATTGttcagctcctcctccagcaTGGAGCAGACGTCCATGCCAAAGACAAAGG TGGCCTAGTTCCTCTTCACAATGCCTGCTCCTACGGTCACTATGAGGTCACTGAGCTTCTGCTTAAA CATGGGGCCTGTGTGAACGCCATGGACTTGTGGCAATTCACACCTCTCCATGAGGCAGCATCTAAGAACCGGGTGGAGGTCTGTTCATTGCTGCTGAGCCACGGGGCCGACCCTACCCTACTAAACTGTCACAGCAAGAGTGCTGTGGACATGGCCCCAACACCAGAACTCAAAGAAAGACTCACCT ATGAGTTCAAAGGTCACTCGCTGCTGCAGGCAGCCCGAGAGGCAGACATGGCCAAAGTAAAGAAGACTCTGGCTCTGGAGATCATCAGCTTCAAACATCCCCAGACCAATGAAACAGCTCTG CACTGTGCTGTGGCTTCACCTCACCCTAAGAGGAAACAGGTGACTGAGGTTTTGCTGCGTAAAGGTGCCAACATCAATGAGAAGAATAAAGA CTTTATGACTCCCTTGCATGTTGCTGCCGAGAGAGCTCACAACGACATCCTGGAGGTGCTGCAGAAACATGGAGCAAag GTAAATGCTGTGGACACGCTAGGTCAGACAGCTCTTCACAGGGCTGCGCTAGCTGGTCACATTCAGACGTGCAAGCTGCTGCTGAGCTATGGGGCCGATCCCTCCATTGTTTCTCTGCAGGGCTTCACTGCTGCTCAGATGGGCAATGAGGCTGTACAACAGATCCTTAATG AAAATGTTCCCACACGTAATTCTGACATGGACTACAGATTTCTGGAGGCAGCCAAAGCAGGAGATTTGGACACAGTGCAA CAACTTTGCACCCCACAGAATGTTAACTGCCGGGACTTGGAGGGCCGCCACTCTACTCCCCTCCACTTTGCAGCTGGTTACAACCGAGTGGCTGTCGTTGAATACCTGTTACACCACGGAGCTGATGTCCATGCCAAAGACAAGGG TGGTCTGGTTCCCCTCCACAATGCGTGTTCGTACGGCCACTATGAAGTGGCTGAGCTGCTGGTCAGACATGGAGCTTCAGTCAACGTAGCCGATCTGTGGAAGTTCACCCCACTTCATGAGGCTGCAGCCAAAGGCAAATATGAGATCTGCAAACTGCTGCTCAAA CATGGAGCTGACCCATCTAAGAAGAACCGTGATGGCAACATGCCACTGGACATGGTGAAAGATGGAGACACAGACATCCAGGATCTGCTGAGGGGTGATGCTGCACTGCTCGATGCTGCCAAGAAGGGCTGCCTCGCCCGAGTCCAGAAACTCTGTTCTCCAGAAAATATCaactgcagagacacacagggaCGCAACTCTACACCACTCCACCTTGCAG CTGGCTATAACAACCTTGAGGTGGCCGAGTATCTGCTGGAGCATGGAGCTGATGTCAATGCCCAGGACAAAGGAGGCCTTATCCCACTTCATAATGCTGCTTCTTATGGG CATGTGGACATTGCAGCCCTTCTGATCAAGTACAATACGTGTGTAAATGCTACAGACAAGTGGGCTTTTACACCTCTCCACGAGGCAGCACAGAAGGGTCGTACACAACTCTGTGCTCTACTGCTCGCTCATGGAGCCGACCCCACCATGAAGAACCAAGAAGGACAGACTGCTTTAGACCTAGCCACG GCTGATGATATCCGAGCCCTACTTATGGATGCAATGCCACCAGATGCCCTGCCCAGCTGTTTTAAGCCCCAGGCCACAGTGGTCAGTGCTTCAGTCATCTCTCCTGCCTCAACACCATCCTGTCTGTCAGCTGCCAGCAGCATAGACAACCTGGCTGGGCCGCTCACTGAGCTGACTGCCTCTGCTGCCGCCGGAGCCTCTGGAGTGGCAGATGGAGCCTCAGGCACTGACCGCAAGGAAGGGGAAA tgACTATGTTGGACATGAACATAAGTCAGTTCCTGAAGAGCCTGGGCCTAGAGCACCTGAGAGACATCTTTGAGAGGGAACAG ATCACCCTGGATGTGCTGGCTGACATGGGTCATGAGGAGCTGAAGGAGATTGGCATTAATGCTTATGgccacagacacaaactaatTAAAGGTGTTGAGAGACTGCTGGGCGGCCAGCAAG GTGCTAACCCGTACCTGACATTCCACTGTGCCAACCAGGGCACAATCCTGATTGACCTCGCTCCAGATGATAAGGAGTACCAGTCTGTGGAAGAAGAG ATGCAGAGCACCATCAGAGAGCACAGAGACGGAGGCAACGCTGGTGGTGTGTTCAGCAGATACAACATCATCAAG ATTCAGAAAGTAGCAAACAAGAAACTGAGGGAACGTTACACCCATCGCCAGAAGGAGATCGCAGATGAGAACCACAATCACCACAATGAGCGGATGTTGTTTCACG GTTCCCCATTCATCAACGCTATCATCCACAAAGGTTTTGATGAGCGCCATGCCTACATAGGTGGGATGTTTGGAGCCGGCATTTACTTTGCAGAAAACTCCTCTAAGAGCAATCAGTATGTCTATGGTATCGGTGGAGGCACAGGCTGCCCAACACACAAAGACCGATCCTGCTACCTGTGTCACAG GCAAATGCTTTTCTGCCGAGTGACCCTGGGCAAGTCATTCCTGCAGTTCAGTGCCATGAAGATGGCCCACGCCCCGCCAGGACATCATTCTGTCATTGGGCGGCCCAGTGTTAATGGCCTGGCTTATGCTGAATATGTCATCTACAGAGGAGAGCAG GCCTACCCAGAGTACCTCATCACTTACCAGATCCTTAAACCAGAGAGCGTGGCACAGTCTGCTGCAGGAGCAGAGCAGAAGTCATAG
- the idua gene encoding alpha-L-iduronidase — translation MDWKTFCVFVCLVYETSATSHTITVDVGKPIGDLKHFWRSTGFCPPLPHTKAHQFDLSIDQQLNLAYVGSVPHGGIQQVRIHWMLELVTAQDVGGRPQYNFTKLDELIDLLWLNGLRPGFELMGSVSNYFTDFEDKSQVAEWRNLVYLLTKRYIDRYGLGSVSQWNFETWNEPNNHDFDNVSMSIQGFLNYYDASSEGLRAASSLLRFGGPGDSCHSPPLSPYCWAMLQHCYNGTNYFTGETGVRIDYIALHKKGGGHSLPILQQEIQTVREIQERFPQFRSLPVYNDEADPLVGWSRPQEWRGDVTYSAMVVKIINQHQGLLLADRNSTINYTLLSNDNAFLSYYPHPFTQRTLTARFQINNTQPPHIQLIRKPVLTVMGLLALLGETQVLAQMSNSAGTKNSSTIGVLASTHKPIILYSSDSWQAAVLIYNSDDNSTSNNTDDVTLTLKGLAAYKGLVYVTYRMDNSVTNPYQMWQNMGRPDYPTAEQFRRLRSVQDPQVDGPWEVPVGDTLTLTAKLPVPSVLLIHVCAQPKAMPDQVNGLRFIRITKGQVLIVWSDHCVDSKCIKSFEVEFSTDHKTFSRINSQDTIFTSYVYSPVDQGVDGLYRVRAVDYWGRPGMYSLPERYSEEY, via the exons ATGGACTGGAAaactttttgtgtatttgtgtgtctcgTTTACGAAACATCAGCCACCTCACATACTATTACAGTGGATGTGGGAAAACCCATAGGAGACCTTAAACACTTCTGGAGAAGCACTGGCTTCTG TCCCCCTCTACCTCACACCAAGGCCCACCAGTTTGACCTGAGCATCGACCAGCAGCTGAACCTGGCCTATGTGGGCTCAGTCCCCCATGGAGGGATCCAGCAGGTCAGAATACACTGGATGTTGGAGCTGGTCACTGCACA AGATGTTGGAGGCCGACCCCAGTATAACTTCACTAAACTGGACGAACTCATTGACCTCCTGTGGCTTAATGGGCTCCGACCAG GTTTTGAATTGATGGGCAGCGTCTCTAATTATTTCACTGACTTTGAGGACAAATCACAAGTGGCAGAGTGGAGAAACCTGGTTTACCTCCTAACCAAGAGGTACATTg ACAGATACGGCCTGGGAAGTGTTTCTCAGTGGAACTTTGAAACATGGAACGAACCCAACAACCATGACTTTGATAATGTCTCTATGTCAATTCAAG ggtTTCTAAACTACTATGATGCCTCTTCAGAGGGTCTGCGTGCTGCCAGCAGCCTCCTCAGGTTTGGGGGTCCAGGAGACTCTTGTCactccccccccctctccccatACTGTTGGGCAATGTTGCAGCACTGCTACAATGGCACCAACTACTTCACTGGAGAAACTGGAGTCAGGATCGACTACATCGCCCTGCACAAGAAG GGAGGAGGACACTCGTTGCCCATTCTACAGCAGGAAATCCAGACAGTCAGGGAGATCCAGGAGCGCTTCCCTCAATTCCGCAGCCTCCCTGTTTACAATGATGAGGCTGATCCTCTGGTGGGCTGGTCCAGACCTCAGGAGTGGAGGGGGGATGTTACCTACTCTGCCATGGTCGTCAAG ATAATAAACCAACACCAGGGTCTGCTGCTTGCAGACCGAAACAGCACCATCAACTACACCCTGCTAAGCAATGACAACGCCTTTCTCAGCTACTACCCACATCCCTTTACCCAGCGCACACTGACTGCCCGCTTCCAGATCAACAACACCCAGCCACCACACATCCAGCTGATCAGAAAGCCTGTCCTCACTGTCATGGGCCTGCTGGCTTTGCTAG GTGAGACTCAGGTTCTGGCTCAGATGTCAAACTCAGCAGGAACCAAGAACAGCAGCACCATTGGAGTTCTTGCCAGCACCCACAAGCCCATAATACTGTATAGCTCAGACAGCTGGCAGGCCGCAGTGCTGATCTATAATAGCGACGATAACAGCACTTCAAACAACACTGATGATGTCACTCTGACACTGAAAGGACTGGCTGCTTATAAGG GCCTCGTGTATGTCACATATCGCATGGACAACTCTGTAACCAACCCATACCAGATGTGGCAGAACATGGGTCGACCTGATTATCCCACAGCAGAACAGTTCAGACGCCTCAGGAGTGTGCAG GACCCTCAAGTTGATGGACCCTGGGAGGTTCCTGTAGGGGACACTCTGACTCTGACAGCCAAACTTCCTGTGCCTTCTGTCCTCCTCATTCATGTCTGTGCCCAACCCAAAGCCATGCCAGACCAG GTTAATGGATTGCGTTTCATCAGAATCACCAAAGGCCAAGTCTTGATTGTTTGGTCTGATCACTGTGTTGACTCCAA atGCATCAAGTCATTTGAAGTTGAATTTTCCACAGACCACAAGACATTTAGCAGGATTAATTCACAAGACACCATTTTTACTTCATATGTCTACTCACCTG TGGACCAGGGAGTTGATGGTCTGTACAGAGTTCGAGCTGTGGACTACTGGGGAAGGCCTGGGATGTATTCACTCCCTGAGAGGTATTCAGAGGAATATTAG
- the LOC137136191 gene encoding poly [ADP-ribose] polymerase tankyrase-1-like isoform X2 codes for MAVSRRSSQQQQQQTILQSPPRNSSISGASPASPPMALLTSSVGPPESERECSGGIEMALASPDLPAPVLASSASSTTTTSGGGSSVSSPGSGATSPTDGSSAIGGAFRELFEACRNGDVSRVKRLVDSVNVNAKDMAGRKSTPLHFAAGFGRKDVVEHLLQTGANVHARDDGGLIPLHNACSFGHAEVVSLLLCQGADPNARDNWNYTPLHEAAIKGKIDVCIVLLQHGADPNIRNTDGKSALDLADPSAKAVLTGEYKKDELLEAARSGNEEKLMALLTPLNVNCHASDGRKSTPLHLAAGYNRVRIVQLLLQHGADVHAKDKGGLVPLHNACSYGHYEVTELLLKHGACVNAMDLWQFTPLHEAASKNRVEVCSLLLSHGADPTLLNCHSKSAVDMAPTPELKERLTYEFKGHSLLQAAREADMAKVKKTLALEIISFKHPQTNETALHCAVASPHPKRKQVTEVLLRKGANINEKNKDFMTPLHVAAERAHNDILEVLQKHGAKVNAVDTLGQTALHRAALAGHIQTCKLLLSYGADPSIVSLQGFTAAQMGNEAVQQILNENVPTRNSDMDYRFLEAAKAGDLDTVQQLCTPQNVNCRDLEGRHSTPLHFAAGYNRVAVVEYLLHHGADVHAKDKGGLVPLHNACSYGHYEVAELLVRHGASVNVADLWKFTPLHEAAAKGKYEICKLLLKHGADPSKKNRDGNMPLDMVKDGDTDIQDLLRGDAALLDAAKKGCLARVQKLCSPENINCRDTQGRNSTPLHLAAGYNNLEVAEYLLEHGADVNAQDKGGLIPLHNAASYGHVDIAALLIKYNTCVNATDKWAFTPLHEAAQKGRTQLCALLLAHGADPTMKNQEGQTALDLATADDIRALLMDAMPPDALPSCFKPQATVVSASVISPASTPSCLSAASSIDNLAGPLTELTASAAAGASGVADGASGTDRKEGEMTMLDMNISQFLKSLGLEHLRDIFEREQITLDVLADMGHEELKEIGINAYGHRHKLIKGVERLLGGQQGANPYLTFHCANQGTILIDLAPDDKEYQSVEEEMQSTIREHRDGGNAGGVFSRYNIIKIQKVANKKLRERYTHRQKEIADENHNHHNERMLFHGSPFINAIIHKGFDERHAYIGGMFGAGIYFAENSSKSNQYVYGIGGGTGCPTHKDRSCYLCHRQMLFCRVTLGKSFLQFSAMKMAHAPPGHHSVIGRPSVNGLAYAEYVIYRGEQAYPEYLITYQILKPESVAQSAAGAEQKS; via the exons ATGGCGGTGTCTCGTCGCTCctcacagcagcaacaacagcaaactATCTTACAGTCTCCGCCGAGAAACAGCTCTATATCGGGCGCTTCACCGGCTTCTCCGCCGATGGCTCTCCTGACCTCATCGGTCGGACCACCAGAAAGCGAAAGGGAATGCAGCGGAGGGATCGAGATGGCTCTGGCCTCCCCGGACCTGCCAGCCCCGGTTCTAGCAAGCAGTGCGAGCTCCACCACGACAACCTCCGGCGGAGGCAGCAGCGTCTCAAGTCCAGGCTCCGGAGCTACAAGTCCGACTGACGGTAGCAGCGCCATCGGCGGGGCGTTCAGAGAGTTGTTTGAGGCCTGTCGTAACGGAGATGTGTCCAGAGTTAAGAGACTTGTCGATTCGGTGAATGTAAACGCGAAGGACATGGCTGGTCGAAAATCTACTCCTCTGCATTTCGCTGCGG GTTTTGGCAGAAAAGATGTGGTGGAGCATCTCTTGCAGACAGGAGCTAATGTTCACGCTAGGGATGATGGAGGGCTGATCCCCCTGCATAATGCCTGCTCTTTCGGCCATGCAGAAGTTGTCAGCCTCCTCTTGTGTCAGGGTGCAGACCCTAATGCCAGAGACAACTGGAACTACACTCCGTTACATGAAGCTGCCATCAAGGGAAAGATTGATGTGTGCATTG TTTTACTCCAACATGGGGCTGATCCAAACATCCGCAACACAGATGGCAAATCTGCTCTGGATCTAGCTGACCCTTCAGCTAAGGCTGTTCTCACTG GTGAATATAAGAAAGATGAGCTACTGGAAGCAGCAAG GAgtggaaatgaagaaaagttGATGGCGTTGTTAACTCCATTAAATGTCAACTGTCACGCCAGCGATGGTCGCAAG TCAACACCTCTCCACCTGGCTGCTGGATACAACCGGGTCCGCATTGttcagctcctcctccagcaTGGAGCAGACGTCCATGCCAAAGACAAAGG TGGCCTAGTTCCTCTTCACAATGCCTGCTCCTACGGTCACTATGAGGTCACTGAGCTTCTGCTTAAA CATGGGGCCTGTGTGAACGCCATGGACTTGTGGCAATTCACACCTCTCCATGAGGCAGCATCTAAGAACCGGGTGGAGGTCTGTTCATTGCTGCTGAGCCACGGGGCCGACCCTACCCTACTAAACTGTCACAGCAAGAGTGCTGTGGACATGGCCCCAACACCAGAACTCAAAGAAAGACTCACCT ATGAGTTCAAAGGTCACTCGCTGCTGCAGGCAGCCCGAGAGGCAGACATGGCCAAAGTAAAGAAGACTCTGGCTCTGGAGATCATCAGCTTCAAACATCCCCAGACCAATGAAACAGCTCTG CACTGTGCTGTGGCTTCACCTCACCCTAAGAGGAAACAGGTGACTGAGGTTTTGCTGCGTAAAGGTGCCAACATCAATGAGAAGAATAAAGA CTTTATGACTCCCTTGCATGTTGCTGCCGAGAGAGCTCACAACGACATCCTGGAGGTGCTGCAGAAACATGGAGCAAag GTAAATGCTGTGGACACGCTAGGTCAGACAGCTCTTCACAGGGCTGCGCTAGCTGGTCACATTCAGACGTGCAAGCTGCTGCTGAGCTATGGGGCCGATCCCTCCATTGTTTCTCTGCAGGGCTTCACTGCTGCTCAGATGGGCAATGAGGCTGTACAACAGATCCTTAATG AAAATGTTCCCACACGTAATTCTGACATGGACTACAGATTTCTGGAGGCAGCCAAAGCAGGAGATTTGGACACAGTGCAA CAACTTTGCACCCCACAGAATGTTAACTGCCGGGACTTGGAGGGCCGCCACTCTACTCCCCTCCACTTTGCAGCTGGTTACAACCGAGTGGCTGTCGTTGAATACCTGTTACACCACGGAGCTGATGTCCATGCCAAAGACAAGGG TGGTCTGGTTCCCCTCCACAATGCGTGTTCGTACGGCCACTATGAAGTGGCTGAGCTGCTGGTCAGACATGGAGCTTCAGTCAACGTAGCCGATCTGTGGAAGTTCACCCCACTTCATGAGGCTGCAGCCAAAGGCAAATATGAGATCTGCAAACTGCTGCTCAAA CATGGAGCTGACCCATCTAAGAAGAACCGTGATGGCAACATGCCACTGGACATGGTGAAAGATGGAGACACAGACATCCAGGATCTGCTGAGGGGTGATGCTGCACTGCTCGATGCTGCCAAGAAGGGCTGCCTCGCCCGAGTCCAGAAACTCTGTTCTCCAGAAAATATCaactgcagagacacacagggaCGCAACTCTACACCACTCCACCTTGCAG CTGGCTATAACAACCTTGAGGTGGCCGAGTATCTGCTGGAGCATGGAGCTGATGTCAATGCCCAGGACAAAGGAGGCCTTATCCCACTTCATAATGCTGCTTCTTATGGG CATGTGGACATTGCAGCCCTTCTGATCAAGTACAATACGTGTGTAAATGCTACAGACAAGTGGGCTTTTACACCTCTCCACGAGGCAGCACAGAAGGGTCGTACACAACTCTGTGCTCTACTGCTCGCTCATGGAGCCGACCCCACCATGAAGAACCAAGAAGGACAGACTGCTTTAGACCTAGCCACG GCTGATGATATCCGAGCCCTACTTATGGATGCAATGCCACCAGATGCCCTGCCCAGCTGTTTTAAGCCCCAGGCCACAGTGGTCAGTGCTTCAGTCATCTCTCCTGCCTCAACACCATCCTGTCTGTCAGCTGCCAGCAGCATAGACAACCTGGCTGGGCCGCTCACTGAGCTGACTGCCTCTGCTGCCGCCGGAGCCTCTGGAGTGGCAGATGGAGCCTCAGGCACTGACCGCAAGGAAGGGGAAA tgACTATGTTGGACATGAACATAAGTCAGTTCCTGAAGAGCCTGGGCCTAGAGCACCTGAGAGACATCTTTGAGAGGGAACAG ATCACCCTGGATGTGCTGGCTGACATGGGTCATGAGGAGCTGAAGGAGATTGGCATTAATGCTTATGgccacagacacaaactaatTAAAGGTGTTGAGAGACTGCTGGGCGGCCAGCAAG GTGCTAACCCGTACCTGACATTCCACTGTGCCAACCAGGGCACAATCCTGATTGACCTCGCTCCAGATGATAAGGAGTACCAGTCTGTGGAAGAAGAG ATGCAGAGCACCATCAGAGAGCACAGAGACGGAGGCAACGCTGGTGGTGTGTTCAGCAGATACAACATCATCAAG ATTCAGAAAGTAGCAAACAAGAAACTGAGGGAACGTTACACCCATCGCCAGAAGGAGATCGCAGATGAGAACCACAATCACCACAATGAGCGGATGTTGTTTCACG GTTCCCCATTCATCAACGCTATCATCCACAAAGGTTTTGATGAGCGCCATGCCTACATAGGTGGGATGTTTGGAGCCGGCATTTACTTTGCAGAAAACTCCTCTAAGAGCAATCAGTATGTCTATGGTATCGGTGGAGGCACAGGCTGCCCAACACACAAAGACCGATCCTGCTACCTGTGTCACAG GCAAATGCTTTTCTGCCGAGTGACCCTGGGCAAGTCATTCCTGCAGTTCAGTGCCATGAAGATGGCCCACGCCCCGCCAGGACATCATTCTGTCATTGGGCGGCCCAGTGTTAATGGCCTGGCTTATGCTGAATATGTCATCTACAGAGGAGAGCAG GCCTACCCAGAGTACCTCATCACTTACCAGATCCTTAAACCAGAGAGCGTGGCACAGTCTGCTGCAGGAGCAGAGCAGAAGTCATAG